The following proteins are co-located in the Manihot esculenta cultivar AM560-2 chromosome 9, M.esculenta_v8, whole genome shotgun sequence genome:
- the LOC110623162 gene encoding U-box domain-containing protein 44 isoform X1: MDSMNFNIGIEDIGVAVLQELWNYVAFQAVDLVSEMRDMVLERDTFKEFSRSISELSTLLQALDAKKVEAAMGSEFTKSILETLNGQLRKARKIIKDCKSGSLFWFLLHSHSILLQMQELAKEIAKTISSFQLVNLDMALDLKTMTEQIINNLMTMELRSAAATETIAFEIENSISQNNKNQENAVKLLEKIAEAVGASANASLVQKELALLKQEKEEMEDQKKQAEAIQLSQLTQLLYSTEIVARPQNEDIPTHQQQHPITSFVCPLCNEIMADPVAIFCGHSFERKAIQDHFNGGKKHCPTCRENLLSLELTPNVNLRSSIEEWKQRDMDLKFQAAISAISSKDYSRQNKGLEDLQLLTEIPEYAIRVAEEGLIPKLVEFLKDSRLNTMATLKCLSFLAKNCDTHKEAFIEAGVVRRIVKQIYTGEKIPDAITILLELSNNETLREKIGNTKDCIPLLVSLLDNNNPDISEKAKNTLQNLSSNTSFVVKMAEAGYFQPFVARFVQGSQESRAWMVDDLLKMQIKENGMKDLEDRQFIQSLIQMLSSSSSAYKLICLKCIKKLIAYPKMAKWLLSDSTTIPALLGLISFFSPDPYLKQEASEILALLVEACPLPQFEMHQGLQELQSKQNISLFLQQIVYSDPQIKIQFLHLLVEISSKSDIARDLIRSNGDAVAHLFSSLDGDEPLVKRWILKLIHCISDDHPDGAPLPSSPGKGAAVNTLVAILTHSPDVEERCLAAGIISQLPKDDTIIDEMLHKSEVLKAIREVICSMEEEDNGMRAPAIVDKSLLENALAALLRFTEPTKPELQRQVGNLEFYPSLIRVLCSGSSLAKKRTAIALAQLSQSTSLSVSDATILATQAKNSMPLLQVIKNMPWCCSTSLDESLCAVHGAACSSRHTFCLIKADAVRPLVRTLSETESGVAEAALMALETLLTDHSTLTYATAAIVDSQGVVAILQVLEKGTLPARAKALDLFHEILKHTQISDSLFQRSERILIQLLQEDALKKKVALVLRQMNVIPDQSSYF; encoded by the exons ATGGATTCGATGAATTTCAATATTGGTATTGAGGATATAGGGGTGGCAGTATTGCAGGAATTGTGGAACTATGTGGCATTTCAAGCAGTGGATCTTGTTAGTGAAATGAGGGATATGGTTCTTGAAAGAGACACTTTCAAGGAATTCTCCAGGAGCATCTCTGAGCTAAGCACTCTCCTCCAAGCTTTGGATGCCAAAAAAGTTGAAGCTGCCATGGGTTCAGAATTTACAAAATCTATTTTAGAGACCTTAAATGGTCAGCTGAGGAAAGCTCGCAAGATCATCAAAGATTGTAAATCTGGAAGCCTTTTCTGGTTTTTACTTCATTCACACTCAATCCTATTGCAGATGCAAGAATTAGCCAAGGAAATTGCCAAAACCATTTCCTCGTTTCAGTTAGTCAATCTTGATATGGCACTGGACTTGAAAACCATGACTGAGCAGATCATCAACAATCTGATGACTATGGAACTCCGATCTGCAGCTGCAACAGAAACAATTGCTTTTGAGATAGAGAATTCCATATCCCAAAATAACAAGAACCAAGAGAATGCAGTAAAGCTCCTGGAAAAGATTGCAGAAGCTGTTGGTGCTAGTGCAAACGCATCCCTGGTGCAAAAAGAGCTGGCTCTTCTGAAACAGGAAAAAGAAGAGATGGAAGATCAAAAGAAGCAGGCAGAGGCAATTCAACTCTCTCAATTGACACAGTTGTTGTACAGTACAGAAATTGTTGCAAGGCCACAGAATGAGGACATTCCTACACACCAACAGCAGCACCCAATCACTTCATTCGTATGCCCTTTATGCAATGAGATAATGGCAGACCCTGTTGCAATTTTCTGCGGCCACAGCTTTGAGAGAAAAGCAATTCAGGACCACTTTAATGGAGGAAAGAAACACTGTCCTACCTGCAGAGAGAATCTACTTTCTTTAGAGCTTACGCCAAATGTCAACCTTCGAAGCTCAATAGAAGAGTGGAAGCAAAGAGACATGGACTTAAAATTCCAAGCTGCAATATCTGCAATCAGCTCTAAAGATTATTCTAGACAAAATAAAGGCTTAGAGGATCTGCAGCTTTTGACAGAAATACCCGAGTATGCAATCAGAGTTGCAGAGGAGGGACTCATTCCTAAGTTAGTGGAATTCTTGAAAGATAGTAGGCTGAACACCATGGCAACCTTGAAATGTCTTTCTTTCCTCGCTAAAAACTGTGATACTCACAAG GAAGCTTTTATAGAAGCAGGGGTGGTTCGACGAATTGTGAAGCAGATCTATACAGGTGAAAAAATACCTGATGCAATTACAATTCTGTTGGAATTATCAAACAATGAAACCCTTAGAGAAAAAATTGGGAATACAAAAGATTGTATTCCCCTTTTGGTTTCTTTGCTTGATAACAATAACCCAGACATCTCAGAAAAAGCAAAGAACACGTTACAAAATCTTTCTTCCAACACATCCTTTGTAGTCAAAATGGCTGAAGCTGGATATTTTCAACCATTTGTAGCTCGTTTCGTTCAAG GGTCACAAGAGAGTAGAGCATGGATGGTTGATGACTTGTTGAAGATGCAAATCAAGGAAAATGGAATGAAGGACTTGGAAGACAGGCAATTCATTCAAAGTCTAATACAGATGCTCTCTTCAAGCTCCTCAGCATACAAATTGATTTGCCTCAAATGCATCAAAAAGCTAATAGCATACCCCAAGATGGCAAAGTGGCTTTTATCAGATTCTACAACTATACCAGCTTTGTTGGGTCTCATCTCATTTTTCAGCCCAGATCCATATTTGAAGCAAGAAGCTAGTGAGATCCTTGCTCTATTGGTTGAAGCCTGCCCGCTTCCTCAATTCGAAATGCATCAGGGCCTTCAGGAGCTGCAATCAAAGCAAAATATCAGTCTCTTTCTGCAGCAAATAGTTTATTCTGATCCTCAAATCAAGATTCAATTCTTGCATCTGCTAGTAGAAATCAGCAGTAAATCAGACATAGCTCGAGATTTAATCCGATCTAATGGAGATGCTGTCGCTCACCTATTTTCTTCACTTGATGGTGATGAGCCTCTGGTGAAAAGATGGATATTGAAGCTCATACATTGTATCTCAGACGATCATCCTGATGGAGCTCCACTGCCGTCGTCCCCTGGGAAAGGAGCTGCTGTCAATACCTTGGTAGCCATCCTGACCCACTCCCCGGATGTTGAAGAAAGGTGTCTTGCTGCTGGCATCATTAGCCAGCTTCCAAAGGATGATACCATTATTGATGAAATGCTACATAAATCAGAAGTGTTAAAAGCAATCCGTGAGGTGATCTGTAGCATGGAAGAGGAAGATAATGGGATGAGAGCACCTGCTATTGTAGATAAATCTCTATTGGAGAATGCTTTAGCAGCACTGCTACGGTTCACAGAACCAACGAAGCCAGAACTTCAGAGACAAGTGGGCAACCTTGAATTTTATCCATCCCTAATTCGAGTCCTCTGCAGTGGCAGCTCACTTGCGAAGAAGCGAACAGCCATTGCACTTGCACAGTTATCCCAATCCACCAGCTTGTCAGTATCTGATGCAACTATTTTGGCAACGCAGGCTAAGAACTCAATGCCACTGCTCCAGGTGATTAAGAACATGCCTTGGTGTTGCTCAACCTCATTAGATGAAAGTCTATGTGCTGTTCATGGTGCTGCTTGTTCATCTAGACACACTTTCTGCCTCATCAAGGCAGATGCAGTAAGGCCACTTGTTCGAACATTGAGTGAGACAGAGTCTGGTGTGGCAGAAGCTGCTCTGATGGCACTTGAGACATTGCTAACAGACCACAGCACTCTAACATATGCAACTGCCGCTATTGTAGACAGCCAGGGTGTAGTGGCCATCCTACAAGTTCTGGAGAAGGGAACCCTCCCTGCCAGAGCCAAAGCCCTAGACCTCTTCCATGAAATCTTAAAGCATACACAGATCAGTGACTCATTATTTCAAAGGTCTGAGAGGATTCTTATCCAACTTCTCCAAGAAGATGCACTCAAAAAGAAAGTAGCGCTGGTGCTTAGGCAGATGAATGTCATCCCGGATCAATCCTCCTACTTCTGA
- the LOC110623162 gene encoding U-box domain-containing protein 24 isoform X2, whose protein sequence is MDSMNFNIGIEDIGVAVLQELWNYVAFQAVDLVSEMRDMVLERDTFKEFSRSISELSTLLQALDAKKVEAAMGSEFTKSILETLNGQLRKARKIIKDCKSGSLFWFLLHSHSILLQMQELAKEIAKTISSFQLVNLDMALDLKTMTEQIINNLMTMELRSAAATETIAFEIENSISQNNKNQENAVKLLEKIAEAVGASANASLVQKELALLKQEKEEMEDQKKQAEAIQLSQLTQLLYSTEIVARPQNEDIPTHQQQHPITSFVCPLCNEIMADPVAIFCGHSFERKAIQDHFNGGKKHCPTCRENLLSLELTPNVNLRSSIEEWKQRDMDLKFQAAISAISSKDYSRQNKGLEDLQLLTEIPEYAIRVAEEGLIPKLVEFLKDSRLNTMATLKCLSFLAKNCDTHKEAFIEAGVVRRIVKQIYTGSQESRAWMVDDLLKMQIKENGMKDLEDRQFIQSLIQMLSSSSSAYKLICLKCIKKLIAYPKMAKWLLSDSTTIPALLGLISFFSPDPYLKQEASEILALLVEACPLPQFEMHQGLQELQSKQNISLFLQQIVYSDPQIKIQFLHLLVEISSKSDIARDLIRSNGDAVAHLFSSLDGDEPLVKRWILKLIHCISDDHPDGAPLPSSPGKGAAVNTLVAILTHSPDVEERCLAAGIISQLPKDDTIIDEMLHKSEVLKAIREVICSMEEEDNGMRAPAIVDKSLLENALAALLRFTEPTKPELQRQVGNLEFYPSLIRVLCSGSSLAKKRTAIALAQLSQSTSLSVSDATILATQAKNSMPLLQVIKNMPWCCSTSLDESLCAVHGAACSSRHTFCLIKADAVRPLVRTLSETESGVAEAALMALETLLTDHSTLTYATAAIVDSQGVVAILQVLEKGTLPARAKALDLFHEILKHTQISDSLFQRSERILIQLLQEDALKKKVALVLRQMNVIPDQSSYF, encoded by the exons ATGGATTCGATGAATTTCAATATTGGTATTGAGGATATAGGGGTGGCAGTATTGCAGGAATTGTGGAACTATGTGGCATTTCAAGCAGTGGATCTTGTTAGTGAAATGAGGGATATGGTTCTTGAAAGAGACACTTTCAAGGAATTCTCCAGGAGCATCTCTGAGCTAAGCACTCTCCTCCAAGCTTTGGATGCCAAAAAAGTTGAAGCTGCCATGGGTTCAGAATTTACAAAATCTATTTTAGAGACCTTAAATGGTCAGCTGAGGAAAGCTCGCAAGATCATCAAAGATTGTAAATCTGGAAGCCTTTTCTGGTTTTTACTTCATTCACACTCAATCCTATTGCAGATGCAAGAATTAGCCAAGGAAATTGCCAAAACCATTTCCTCGTTTCAGTTAGTCAATCTTGATATGGCACTGGACTTGAAAACCATGACTGAGCAGATCATCAACAATCTGATGACTATGGAACTCCGATCTGCAGCTGCAACAGAAACAATTGCTTTTGAGATAGAGAATTCCATATCCCAAAATAACAAGAACCAAGAGAATGCAGTAAAGCTCCTGGAAAAGATTGCAGAAGCTGTTGGTGCTAGTGCAAACGCATCCCTGGTGCAAAAAGAGCTGGCTCTTCTGAAACAGGAAAAAGAAGAGATGGAAGATCAAAAGAAGCAGGCAGAGGCAATTCAACTCTCTCAATTGACACAGTTGTTGTACAGTACAGAAATTGTTGCAAGGCCACAGAATGAGGACATTCCTACACACCAACAGCAGCACCCAATCACTTCATTCGTATGCCCTTTATGCAATGAGATAATGGCAGACCCTGTTGCAATTTTCTGCGGCCACAGCTTTGAGAGAAAAGCAATTCAGGACCACTTTAATGGAGGAAAGAAACACTGTCCTACCTGCAGAGAGAATCTACTTTCTTTAGAGCTTACGCCAAATGTCAACCTTCGAAGCTCAATAGAAGAGTGGAAGCAAAGAGACATGGACTTAAAATTCCAAGCTGCAATATCTGCAATCAGCTCTAAAGATTATTCTAGACAAAATAAAGGCTTAGAGGATCTGCAGCTTTTGACAGAAATACCCGAGTATGCAATCAGAGTTGCAGAGGAGGGACTCATTCCTAAGTTAGTGGAATTCTTGAAAGATAGTAGGCTGAACACCATGGCAACCTTGAAATGTCTTTCTTTCCTCGCTAAAAACTGTGATACTCACAAG GAAGCTTTTATAGAAGCAGGGGTGGTTCGACGAATTGTGAAGCAGATCTATACAG GGTCACAAGAGAGTAGAGCATGGATGGTTGATGACTTGTTGAAGATGCAAATCAAGGAAAATGGAATGAAGGACTTGGAAGACAGGCAATTCATTCAAAGTCTAATACAGATGCTCTCTTCAAGCTCCTCAGCATACAAATTGATTTGCCTCAAATGCATCAAAAAGCTAATAGCATACCCCAAGATGGCAAAGTGGCTTTTATCAGATTCTACAACTATACCAGCTTTGTTGGGTCTCATCTCATTTTTCAGCCCAGATCCATATTTGAAGCAAGAAGCTAGTGAGATCCTTGCTCTATTGGTTGAAGCCTGCCCGCTTCCTCAATTCGAAATGCATCAGGGCCTTCAGGAGCTGCAATCAAAGCAAAATATCAGTCTCTTTCTGCAGCAAATAGTTTATTCTGATCCTCAAATCAAGATTCAATTCTTGCATCTGCTAGTAGAAATCAGCAGTAAATCAGACATAGCTCGAGATTTAATCCGATCTAATGGAGATGCTGTCGCTCACCTATTTTCTTCACTTGATGGTGATGAGCCTCTGGTGAAAAGATGGATATTGAAGCTCATACATTGTATCTCAGACGATCATCCTGATGGAGCTCCACTGCCGTCGTCCCCTGGGAAAGGAGCTGCTGTCAATACCTTGGTAGCCATCCTGACCCACTCCCCGGATGTTGAAGAAAGGTGTCTTGCTGCTGGCATCATTAGCCAGCTTCCAAAGGATGATACCATTATTGATGAAATGCTACATAAATCAGAAGTGTTAAAAGCAATCCGTGAGGTGATCTGTAGCATGGAAGAGGAAGATAATGGGATGAGAGCACCTGCTATTGTAGATAAATCTCTATTGGAGAATGCTTTAGCAGCACTGCTACGGTTCACAGAACCAACGAAGCCAGAACTTCAGAGACAAGTGGGCAACCTTGAATTTTATCCATCCCTAATTCGAGTCCTCTGCAGTGGCAGCTCACTTGCGAAGAAGCGAACAGCCATTGCACTTGCACAGTTATCCCAATCCACCAGCTTGTCAGTATCTGATGCAACTATTTTGGCAACGCAGGCTAAGAACTCAATGCCACTGCTCCAGGTGATTAAGAACATGCCTTGGTGTTGCTCAACCTCATTAGATGAAAGTCTATGTGCTGTTCATGGTGCTGCTTGTTCATCTAGACACACTTTCTGCCTCATCAAGGCAGATGCAGTAAGGCCACTTGTTCGAACATTGAGTGAGACAGAGTCTGGTGTGGCAGAAGCTGCTCTGATGGCACTTGAGACATTGCTAACAGACCACAGCACTCTAACATATGCAACTGCCGCTATTGTAGACAGCCAGGGTGTAGTGGCCATCCTACAAGTTCTGGAGAAGGGAACCCTCCCTGCCAGAGCCAAAGCCCTAGACCTCTTCCATGAAATCTTAAAGCATACACAGATCAGTGACTCATTATTTCAAAGGTCTGAGAGGATTCTTATCCAACTTCTCCAAGAAGATGCACTCAAAAAGAAAGTAGCGCTGGTGCTTAGGCAGATGAATGTCATCCCGGATCAATCCTCCTACTTCTGA
- the LOC110623163 gene encoding uncharacterized protein LOC110623163, protein MIIRFGERRSFASATTPKFAQGVGGVHSSRPAHNKYALTGEFAPVYIVMGMVVVAISIGVHTVKQQLVHSPAVNITKKRRGSMPEVDIPDAVTSNGNKFINKSFLRKVAHIQDDKRPDPFTRLTV, encoded by the exons ATGATTATTCGATTTGGAGAGAGGCGATCATTTGCCTCCGCCACCACTCCCAAGTTTGCACAGGGCGTCGGCGGCGTCCACTCTTCTCGCCCTGCTCACAACAA ATATGCTTTGACGGGGGAGTTTGCGCCGGTGTATATTGTGATGGGCATGGTGGTGGTAGCGATTTCCATAGGAGTGCACACGGTGAAGCAGCAGCTGGTGCATTCCCCAGCAGTTAATATCACCAAGAAGAGAAGAGGATCGATGCCAGAGGTGGATATTCCAGACGCAGTGACCAGTAATGGCAACAAATTTATCAACAAATCATTCCTCAGGAAGGTTGCTCATATCCAAGATGACAAACGCCCTGACCCTTTCACCAGGTTAACTGTTTAA
- the LOC110622594 gene encoding potassium transporter 5, translating to MAEEVGETRGGEGKEKTETMAVENKLKERKISWAKLRRVDSLNLEAGRVSKTQHNNQVNWKKTLSLTFQSIGVVYGDIGTSPLYVYESTFPDKIGSKEDILGVLSLIIYTLVLLPMLKYVFIVLRANDNGDGGTFALYSLLSRYVKVSLIPNDQPEDTQLSNYKLEIPSNQLKRSEKIKEKMENSKNIKILLFLVTILGTSMVIGDGVLTPCISVLSAVSGIGSLGQDAVVGISIAILIVLFCAQRLGTDKVGFSFAPIILLWFSFIGGIGLYNLFKYDVSVLRAFNPKYMFDYFKRNGKQGWISLGGVVLAVTGTEAMFADLGHFNVQAIQISFSGIVFPALLCAYAGQAAYLTKFPDDVSKTFYKSIPDPLYWPTFVVAVAAAIIASQAMISGAFAIISQSLSLGCFPRVKVIHTSAKYEGQVYIPEVNYILMIACIMVCLGFKTTEKIGNAYGIAVVAVMVITTCMVTIIMLVVWRTKMIWIAFFFFGFICIEAVYLSSVLYKFKDGGFLPLAFSFFLMIIMGIWHYIHKERYMYELKNKVSREFIRELAANPNINRVPGIGLLYSELVQGVPPIFPHFIANIPSIHSVLVFVSIKSLPMSKVALEERFLFRQVEPREYRMFRCVVRYGYNDAVEEPQEFERQLVEGLKEFIRHEHFISEGGDAETVGEPENPQSSTLLAKDGKARASAVYIEESLQQPNPSRVSSGSIHSNSGIKSTKSSNGIISAPLQGSAAEEMQIVQNAMEKGVVYLLGEAEVVAEPKSSLFKKFVVNHAYNFLRRNSREGGKVLAIPRARLLRVGMTYEI from the exons ATGGCAGAGGAAGTGGGGGAGACgagaggaggagaaggaaaagaaaaaacagaAACCATGGCAGTGGAAAATAAGCTGAAAGAGCGAAAGATATCATGGGCAAAGCTTCGTCGCGTGGACTCCCTCAATTTGGAGGCAGGCCGAGTGTCTAAAACCCAACACAATAACCAG GTTAATTGGAAGAAGACGTTGAGTTTGACATTTCAGAGCATAGGAGTTGTGTACGGGGACATCGGAACTTCACCGCTTTATGTATATGAAAGCACTTTTCCAGACAAAATCGGTTCAAAAGAGGACATTCTTGGGGTGTTATCGCTTATCATTTATACCCTAGTACTATTACCCATGCTCAAGTACGTGTTCATTGTGTTGAGGGCCAACGATAATGGCGACG GCGGAACCTTCGCTCTCTATTCGTTGCTAAGCCGATATGTAAAAGTGAGCTTGATCCCCAACGACCAACCTGAGGATACTCAGCTTTCCAACTACAAGCTTGAAATACCTTCCAACCAGTTGAAGCGGTctgaaaaaattaaagagaagaTGGAGAATTCTAAAAACATCAAAATCTTACTTTTTCTTGTCACCATCCTCGGAACTTCCATGGTCATCGGCGACGGAGTCCTCACCCCATGCATTTCAG TGCTTTCAGCTGTGAGCGGGATCGGCTCCCTCGGCCAAG ATGCTGTTGTTGGCATTTCAATTGCAATCTTGATTGTCCTCTTCTGTGCTCAACGACTGGGCACCGACAAAGTGGGCTTCTCATTCGCCCCTATTATTCTCCTGTGGTTTTCATTCATCGGCGGCATAGGTCTTTACAATTTGTTCAAATATGATGTGAGTGTGTTACGTGCTTTCAATCCAAAATATATGTTTGATTACTTCAAAAGAAATGGGAAGCAGGGATGGATTTCACTTGGTGGAGTTGTTTTAGCCGTTACAG GCACTGAAGCCATGTTTGCTGATCTTGGTCACTTTAATGTCCAAGCAATTCAA ATCAGTTTTTCTGGCATCGTGTTTCCTGCTTTACTATGTGCATATGCAGGGCAAGCGGCATATCTCACCAAATTCCCAGATGACGTCTCTAAAACTTTCTACAAATCTATACCAG ATCCGTTGTATTGGCCAACATTTGTTGTCGCTGTAGCCGCCGCAATTATTGCCAGCCAAGCCATGATATCAGGAGCATTTGCAATCATCTCGCAATCTCTGAGTCTTGGTTGCTTTCCCAGGGTCAAGGTTATTCACACTTCTGCTAAGTATGAGGGTCAGGTTTACATACCAGAGGTCAACTACATACTCATGATTGCGTGCATTATGGTCTGTTTGGGATTCAAGACTACTGAAAAGATCGGCAATGCATATG GAATTGCCGTGGTTGCTGTTATGGTAATCACAACTTGTATGGTTACGATTATAATGCTGGTTGTATGGAGGACAAAGATGATATGgattgctttctttttttttggatttattTGCATAGAGGCCGTTTATCTATCATCTGTTCTGTACAAATTCAAAGATGGCGGTTTCCTTCCACTGGCATTTTCATTTTTCCTGATGATAATTATGGGGATATGGCACTATATACACAAAGAAAGGTACATGTATGAGCTTAAAAACAAGGTGTCCAGAGAATTCATTAGAGAATTGGCTGCAAACCCAAATATAAATAGAGTACCAGGAATAGGGCTTCTATACTCTGAGCTTGTACAAGGCGTTCCTCCAATATTTCCTCACTTTATTGCCAACATACCATCCATTCACTCAGTTTTAGTATTTGTTTCAATCAAGTCTCTGCCGATGAGCAAAGTAGCATTGGAGGAGAGATTCCTATTCCGACAAGTTGAGCCAAGAGAGTACCGGATGTTCCGGTGTGTAGTGAGGTACGGATATAATGATGCAGTTGAGGAGCCCCAAGAGTTTGAGCGCCAGTTGGTTGAAGGCCTGAAAGAATTCATCCGCCATGAACACTTCATTAGCGAAGGAGGAGACGCTGAAACAGTGGGAGAGCCAGAAAACCCCCAGAGTTCCACTCTGTTAGCGAAAGATGGAAAAGCAAGAGCATCAGCAGTTTACATTGAGGAGTCACTGCAGCAGCCTAATCCATCTCGGGTTTCATCAGGTTCCATCCACTCAAATAGTGGGATTAAGTCCACGAAATCCTCTAATGGAATTATATCCGCCCCACTCCAAGGGAGCGCTGCTGAAGAAATGCAGATTGTGCAGAATGCAATGGAGAAAGGTGTGGTTTATCTGTTGGGAGAAGCAGAAGTGGTGGCAGAACCAAAATCATCCTTGTTCAAGAAATTCGTTGTCAACCATGCTTATAATTTCCTGAGGAGAAACAGCAGAGAGGGGGGAAAAGTCTTGGCAATCCCAAGAGCCAGGCTCCTCAGGGTCGGAATGACATATGAGATATGA